The Streptomyces sp. NBC_01276 genome contains the following window.
TTCGCGCTGGGTGGCGGCCCGCTCGGTGCGCTCGCGGTGGGTGAGCACCATCGCGCCGACGGCCGCCGTGATCAGCAGGGCGCCGGTGATCTCGAAGGCGAAGATGTAGCGGGTGAAGATCAGCTCGGCCAGGCCCTGGACGTGTCCGGCGGAGTTCACCCGGCCGAGCCCGTTGAAGTGGGTGAGCCCGGCGTTGGCGATGCCGGCGATCAGCAGGATGCCGAAGCCGAGCCCGCACAGGACGGCGTACCAGCGCTGCCCCTTGAGGGTTTCCTTGAGCGAGTCCGCCGCCGTGACGCCGACGAGCATGACCACGAAGAGGAAGAGCATCATGATGGCGCCGGTGTAGACGATGACCTGGACGACGCCCAGGAAGTACGCCCCGTTGGCGAGGTAGAACACCGCCAGGATGATCATCGTCCCGGCGAGGCAGAGGGCGCTGTGGACGGCCTTGCGCATCAGGACCGTGCACAGCGCGCCGATGACGGCGACGGTGCCCAGCACCCAGAACTGCACCGCCTCGCCCGTGGAGGTGAGGGTGGCGCCGGAGGCGGCGAGGACGCTCATGCCTGCACCTCCTCGGCGGAGCCGGCGGCCGTCTCGCCCTTGGAGACCGCCACCTGCCGGACCGTGCCCGGGGCTGCGCCCGTCACCAGTCCCCGGTAGTAGTCCTGCTCGTCCGTCCCCGGGAAGATCGAGTGCGGGGTCTCCACCATGCCCTCGGTCAGACCCGCGAGGAGCTGCTCCTTGGTGTAGATCAGCGCCTCGCGGCTGGAGTCGGCGAGCTCGAACTCGTTCGTCATCGTCAGCGCCCGGGTGGGGCAGGCCTCGATGCACAGCCCGCACAGGATGCAGCGGGCGTAGTTGATCTGGTAGACCCGCCCGTACCGCTCGCCCGGGGAGTAACGCTCCTCCTCGGTGTTGTCCGCGCCCTCCACGTAGATCGCGTCGGCGGGACAGGCCCAGGCGCACAGCTCGCACCCGATGCACTTCTCCAGACCGTCGGGGTGGCGGTTGAGCTGGTGCCGTCCGTGGAAGCGCGGAGCGGTGGTCTTCTCCTGCTCCGGGTACTGCTCGGTGAGGCGCTTCTTGAACATGGCCTTGAAGGTCACGCCGAACCCGGCCACCGGGTTCTGCCACTTTTCCTCAGACACGTCTCAACCCTCCTCTCGGTCGCTGTCGGGGTTCGCCCCGCCGCTGACGATCAGCTCCCGCTCCGCGCGGGGCCGCCGGCGCGGTACGGGCGCCAGGTGCTGGCCGGGCTTGGGCGGTACGGGGAACCCGCCCGCCATCGGGTCGAAGGTCCCGGCCGCCGCGGCCTCGCCGGCCTCCTCGGCCGCCGCCTTCTCCCGCTTGTCGCGGAAGAGGTCCGCGACGAAGGAGAGCAGCAGGATCGCGACGACCGCCCCGCCCACGTAGAGGACGATCTCGCTGAAGTCGTAGCGCTCGTTGCGCAGCGCCCGGACGGTGGCGACCAGCATCAGCCACACCACGGAGACCGGGATCAGCACCTTCCAGCCGAGCTTCATCAGCTGGTCGTAGCGCACGCGGGGCAGCGTGCCGCGCAGCCAGATGAAGAAGAACAGCAGCAGCTGCACCTTGATGACGAACCAGAGCATCGGCCACCAGCCGTGGTTCGCGCCCTCCCAGAAGTGGCTGATCGGGTACGGGGCCCGCCAGCCGCCCAGGAAGAGGGTGACCGAGACCGCCGAGACGGTGACCATGTTGACGTACTCGGCCAGCATGAACAGCGCGAACTTGATGGAGGAGTACTCGGTGTTGAACCCGCCGACCAGGTCGCCCTCGGACTCCGGCATGTCGAAGGGGGCGCGGTTGGTCTCGCCGACCATCGTGATGACGTAGATGATGAAGGACACCGGCAGCAGCACGATGTACCAGCGGTCCGCCTGCGCCTCCACGATCGCCGAGGTCGACATCGACCCGGAGTAGAGGAACACCGAGGCGAAGGCCGCGCCCATCGCGATCTCGTACGAGATCATCTGCGCGCAGGAGCGCAGGCCGCCGAGGAGCGGGTACGTGGAGCCGGAGGACCAGCCCGCGAGCACGATGCCGTAGATGCCGACGGAGGCCACGGCGAGGACGTAGAGCATCGCGATGGGCAGGTCGGTCAGCTGCATCGTGGTGCGCTGCCCGAAGATGGACACCTGGTCGTCGGCCGGGCCGAAGGGGATCACCGCGATGGCCATGAAGGCCGGGATCGCCGCGATGATCGGGGCCAGGACGTAGACGACCTTGTCGGCCCGCTTGACGATCAGGTCTTCCTTCAGCATCAGTTTGACCCCGTCGGCGAGCGACTGGAGCATGCCCCAGGGCCCGTGCCGGTTGGGGCCGATGCGCAGCTGCATCCAGGCGACGACCTTGCGCTCCCACACGATGGAGAAGAGCACGGTCACCATCAGGAAGGCGAAGCAGAACACCGCCTTGACGAGGACCAGCCACCAGACGTCCCTGCCGAACAGGGAGAGGTCCTCGGCAGCGAGCTGTACCGCGTTCACGCGCCCACCTCCGCATCGGGGTCGCTGCTGTCGGCCGGGGTCGCCGGGCCGATCCGCACGAGGGTGCCCGGACGGGCGCCGGTGTCGGCGAGGACGCCGCGGCCGGTGGAGTTCAGCGGGAGCCAGACCACCCGGTCGGGCATCCCGGTGACCTTCAGCGGGAGTTCCACCGAGCCGGCCGGGCCGGTCACGGCGAGGACGTCGCCGTCCTTGACGCCGGCCTCGGCGGCCGTGGCGGCCGACAGCCGGGCGTTCGCCTCGTGCCGGGTGCCGGCCAGGGCGTCGTCGCCCTCCTGGAGCAGGCCCCGGTCCAGCAGCAGCCGGTGACCCGCGAGGACCGCCTCGCCCGCGCCGGGGCGGGGCAGCGGCTCGGTGGCCGTGGACTGCTCCGCCGCGAGCTCCCCCTCCCAGGGACCGAGCCGCTCCAGCTCGCGCCGTACGGCGTGTACGTCGGGCAGCGCGATCGGCCGGTCGGCCGCGTCGGCCAGCATGTGCAGCACCCGGGCGTCGGCGGGGGCGAGCCGGCGGGTCATCTGGTCGGGCTTGAGGGCGGCCTCGAACGGCCGGACCCGGCCTTCCCAGTTGATGAACGTGCCGGTCTTCTCGGCGACGGCGGCGACTGGCAGGACCACGTCCGCGTGGTCGG
Protein-coding sequences here:
- a CDS encoding NADH-quinone oxidoreductase subunit J; this encodes MSVLAASGATLTSTGEAVQFWVLGTVAVIGALCTVLMRKAVHSALCLAGTMIILAVFYLANGAYFLGVVQVIVYTGAIMMLFLFVVMLVGVTAADSLKETLKGQRWYAVLCGLGFGILLIAGIANAGLTHFNGLGRVNSAGHVQGLAELIFTRYIFAFEITGALLITAAVGAMVLTHRERTERAATQRELAEKRVREGVQLPPLPAPGVYARHNAVDVAGLLPDGTPSELTVSKTLRARGQVRDVSGQALDDLKALEQRSAERLGREEASK
- the nuoI gene encoding NADH-quinone oxidoreductase subunit NuoI; the protein is MFKKRLTEQYPEQEKTTAPRFHGRHQLNRHPDGLEKCIGCELCAWACPADAIYVEGADNTEEERYSPGERYGRVYQINYARCILCGLCIEACPTRALTMTNEFELADSSREALIYTKEQLLAGLTEGMVETPHSIFPGTDEQDYYRGLVTGAAPGTVRQVAVSKGETAAGSAEEVQA
- the nuoH gene encoding NADH-quinone oxidoreductase subunit NuoH, producing the protein MNAVQLAAEDLSLFGRDVWWLVLVKAVFCFAFLMVTVLFSIVWERKVVAWMQLRIGPNRHGPWGMLQSLADGVKLMLKEDLIVKRADKVVYVLAPIIAAIPAFMAIAVIPFGPADDQVSIFGQRTTMQLTDLPIAMLYVLAVASVGIYGIVLAGWSSGSTYPLLGGLRSCAQMISYEIAMGAAFASVFLYSGSMSTSAIVEAQADRWYIVLLPVSFIIYVITMVGETNRAPFDMPESEGDLVGGFNTEYSSIKFALFMLAEYVNMVTVSAVSVTLFLGGWRAPYPISHFWEGANHGWWPMLWFVIKVQLLLFFFIWLRGTLPRVRYDQLMKLGWKVLIPVSVVWLMLVATVRALRNERYDFSEIVLYVGGAVVAILLLSFVADLFRDKREKAAAEEAGEAAAAGTFDPMAGGFPVPPKPGQHLAPVPRRRPRAERELIVSGGANPDSDREEG